In Carcharodon carcharias isolate sCarCar2 chromosome 3, sCarCar2.pri, whole genome shotgun sequence, a single window of DNA contains:
- the LOC121275678 gene encoding anterior gradient protein 2 homolog, whose amino-acid sequence MTNGVANIRYIFGNITLLNHSSILTATQFGFIISYHRMAALSLSLLVLLAAVSSCQGRGATGSKTVSPPPKNESANAKKCPPSFSRGWGDEINWVQTYEEGLFKARKSNRPLMVIHHLEECPYSQALKKAFAEDKEIQKMAKEDFVMLNLVFETNDKNLWPDNQYVPRIIFVDPSLTVRADIRGKYDNRLYTYEAGDVDLLASNMKTAKILLKHEL is encoded by the exons ATGACCAATGGGGTGGCGAACATCAGGTATATATTTGGGAACATAACACTTCTGAATCACAGCTCGATCTTAACAGCGACCCAGTTCGGATTCATCATATCCTATCACAG GATGGCTGCACTTTCGCtttccctgctggtgctgctggcgGCTGTCTCGAGTTGTCAGGGTAGAGGTGCCACCGGATCGAAGACTGTGAGTCCCCCACCGAAAAACGAGAGTGCAAACGCTAAGAAATGCCCTCCCAGTTTTTCCAGAG GTTGGGGAGACGAAATTAATTGGGTTCAGACCTATGAAGAAGGACTGTTCAAAGCAAGAAAGAG CAATCGACCTTTAATGGTTATCCACCACTTGGAAGAGTGCCCATACAGTCAAG CCCTGAAGAAAGCATTTGCTGAGGATAAGGAAATTCAGAAAATGGCAAAAGAGGACTTCGTCATGCTTAACCTTGTG TTTGAGACAAATGACAAAAATTTGTGGCCTGACAACCAGTATGTTCCCAGGATAATCTTTGTAG ATCCTTCCTTGACAGTGAGAGCAGATATCAGAGGGAAGTATGACAATCGTTTATACACTTATGAGGCTGGTGACGTTGACCTCT TGGCTTCAAATATGAAGACTGCCAAAATACTGTTGAAACATGAATTATAA